The DNA sequence CCTTTGCCCGCTACCGCTGAGCCCTGGGAACGCGCCTCTCCCTCCCCCCGTACTGAAGAGGCAGGTGGATGATCCCCCACCACGCTTCCCTTTCCCCTTTCCGCACTCTGCTCTGGCCCTGGCCCGCCCGATCCCGGCGCGCCGGGGCCGGTGGCTGTGTGGACCAGCAGCTGTGTGGGCCAAGTCGGTGCCCAGTTGTTGGCTGGGCGCTGCGTCCATCCAGGCCGGGCGCTGGCCGCGCGGGGGCGTTACGCTGGCGCACATGACCTCGCCCATCACGCGGATGCAACGAGCCCTGAGCGCGACCGACCTGGACGGCTGGCTGGTGTACGACTTTCAGGGCCTCAACCCCCACGCCCGCCGGGTGCTGGCGCTGCCGGAGAGCGCCTTTTTAACCCGGCGCTTTTTCGTGTGGGTGCCCCGCCAGGGCCCGGCCACCGTGCTGCACAACCATATTGAGGGCGGCACCTGGGGCGAGATCACGCGGCACTGGGGCGCGGTGCTGCGGCCCTTTGGCTCGCACGCCGAACTGGACGCCGCGCTGCGCGAGGTGGTGGCCGGGCGCGCGCTGGCGATGGAGTACAGCCCGAACGGCGCGGTGCCCTACGTGGGGCGCGTGGACGCCGGCACCGTGGAGCGGGTGCGCGCCGCCGGGGCCCGCGCCATTCACACCAGTGCCGACCTGCTGCAGGCCTTTCTGGCCTGGAGCGCCGACGATCTCGCGGCCCACGAGCGCGCCGTGGCCGTGCTGATGACCGCCAAGGACGACGCCTTCCGCCTGATCCACGAGCGCCTGCGCGCCGGGCAGCCAGTGACCGAACTGGACGCCCAGGCCGTGATCATGCGCCAGATTGAGGCGGCGGGGATGCAGGCCGGGCACGCGGTGAACGTGTCGTTCGGCGTGAACGCGGCCGACAGCCATTACGAACCCAGCCCTGAACGCCACGCGACCCTGAGGGAAGGCGAGTGCGTGCTGATTGACCTGTGGGCCCAGGAACCGGGCCGCCCTTTTGCCGACGTGACCTGGGTGGCCCACGCGGGCACCCCGGGCGCCGAGTACCTGGACGCCTGGGCCGCCGTGAGCCGCGCCCGCGACGCCGCGCTGCACCGGCTGCAGCAGGACCATGCCGAGCAGGGGTGGGGCCAGCTGCAGGGCTGGATGCTGGACCGCGCCGCCCGCGACGCGATGGGCCCCGAGTGGGCGCCGCATTTCCTGCACCGCACCGGCCACGACCTGGGCGTGCAGATTCACGGCGCCGGGGCCAACCTGGACGACTACGAAACCCGCGACACCCGCACCCTCACCCCGGGCCTTGCCGTGACCATTGAGCCGGGCACCTACCCGGCCCAGAAGGGGTTTGGCATTCGCAGCGAGATCAACGTCTACCTGGCGCCCGAAGGCCCGCGCGTGACCACCCACACCCAGCGCGCGCCCTTTGTGCTGGGCCAGGGCGACTGGGCCAGCGTGCGGGCGGCTGGCTACGGCGAAGCCCAGGGCTAAGGGCCTCGCCCCTCCCCCATGCCAACGGTTCAGAAAAGCACCGAAACGTTTCCATTCCCGGTGTAAAGCCCTTTCTTCGCTTCTCGCTTCGCTCGATTGATCTGAAGATCAACAGCGAACGACTTAAGCGGCCCTTTTCCATGAGACCGGCTTAAAGAAACGCTCAGGCTCTCTCTCCTCCCCCACCGCCCACCCGTTACCCTGGGGTATGGCGAACCTCGGCTCCTCTACGATCATGCTGACGGGCGCGGGCGGCGCCCTGGCCACCGCCATTGCCCAGGAACTCGACGACGCGGGCGCGCAGATGGTGCTGGTGGGCCGCGGCGAGGCCCTGGAGCGCGCCGCTGACCGCTTTCCCGCCACCGAAGTGCTGGACCTGGACCTGACCCAGGACAGCAGCGTGGAGGCCCTGCGCAAGGTCAAGGTGGACACCCTGATTCACACGGTGGGCGCCTTTGCCATGCAGGACATCCACAAGGCCACCACCCAGGACCTGCGCGCGATGTTCGACACGAACATGACCACCCTGTTTCACGCCGTGCAGGGCGTGCTGCCCCACATGCTCAAGCAGAAAGACGGCCTGGTGATGGGCGTGAGCGCTGGGCAGGCCGCCCGCCTCAGTGGCCCCAAGTCGGCCCTGTACACCGCCAGCAAGGCCGCTGTATCGGCCTACGTGCTCAGCCTGCACGACGAACTGAAGGCCAAGGGCGTGCGCGGCATGGTGCTCTACCCCATGGGCGCCATCGACACCCCCGCCAACCGCGACGCCGGCCTGAGCTGGGAAACCATGATTGACCCGCGCGGCCTTGCCAAGAGCGTGGCCCACGCCCTGACCCGCCCCGACCGGGCGCACATCACGGAGATCAAGGTGTATCCGGATGTGTGAGGGGGGAGGCGGGTGGCAGGGAGCGGGGTGCGGGGAAAGAAGGGTGTAGGAAGTGGGTTGTAGGGAGTGGGAACAGACAAAGAAAAAGGCGAGTGGCGTGTTTGCCCTCGCCTTTTTCTTTGTCTGTTCAAAAGTAGAACCTTCTGGGCCGCACCAAGCCTTCTTGCCCCGTACCGCCCAGGTCCAGACGAAGCCGTCGTGCCCGAAGGGCGCGGGCGTAAGCCGATGGGCGGAGGCGGACCACGGCGTACGACACGGGGCGAAGGAAGGCCGCCCCACACCGTCAGTCAACGTTGCCCAGTGCGAACGTTGCTCCCCCCTGCCCCTCCGGGGTAGGGGGGCTGGGGGGGTGGGGCTACACAGAGAAGGGGTTAAGCAGGCCCATCCCCCAACGCCCCCAAAAACGCCGCCGCAAACCGAACCCCATTCTCGAAATCCCGCCGCAGAATATTCTCGTTCGGCGCGTGCACCCGCCCCCCCACATTCCCAATCCCCAGCGCCACCACCGGCGCCCCCACATGCCGCATGAATGGGTACATGGGCCCGCTGCCCCCACTGCTGGGGTTAAGAATCGGCGCCTGGCCGTGAACCTCCTGCGCCACCCGCACGGCCGTCTGCACAAACGGATGGGCCAGGTCGCTGCGCGCCGGGTGCTGGTGGCTTTCGAGTTCCACGATCTCAATGTCCCCGAAGCCCTGGGCGTCCAGATGGGCCCGCAGCAGCGCCACCACCCGCTCCGGGTCCTGGTCGGGCACCAGTCGGAAGTCCAGCTTGACCATGCCGGCCGCCGGCAGCACGGTTTTGCTGCCCTCGCCGCCGTAGCCGCCGTGAAAGCCGTTGACATTCACCACGGGCTTCAGGTTCAGCCGCGTGTGGTACTCCCCGCTCTCCCCCAGCGGGCGCGTGACCGCGTAGGTGTCGCGCAGGGCCTCACCGCTGCCGGGCAGGCGCGCAATAGCGGCCAGATCGGCCTCGCTGGGGGGGCGCACGTCGTCGTGAAAGCCGGGGATCAGCACGGTGCCGTCGGCGCCCCGCAGCGAGGCCACCACCGCTGCCAGTCGCCACAGTGGATTGTCCACCACCGCGCCATTGCTGCTGTGCAGGTCGCTGCCCGCCACCACGCAGCGCAGTTCCACGCACACGATCCCCTTCAGGCCCGCGTACAGCACCGGGCGCCCCTCGGGGGTAATAGCCCCGAATTCCCACCACACGCCGTCGGCTTTCAGGGCCTCGGCGTGCTCGGCCAAGAAGGCTTCCAGGCTGGGGCTGCCCACCTCTTCCTCGCCTTCAATCAGCCACTTCACCTTCAGGGGCAACTGGCCGCCACGCGCTGCTTTCAGCGCCCGCAGGCCCGCGAGGCGCGACACCAGCTCGCCCTTGTCGTCGCTGGCGCCGCGCCCGTAGAGCCGCCCGCCCTGCTCGGTCAACTCAAAGGGCGGCGTGTTCCACAGGTCCAGGGGGTCCTCGGGCTGCACGTCGTAGTGGTTGTAGATCAGCAGGGTAAAGGGGCCCTCGCCCGCCTCGGCCACCAGCACCGGGGCCACTTGCCCGGGAAAGGCGCGCACCGTAAAGCCCTCGGCCTCCAGCAGGGCCGTGACGGCCCCGGCGGTTTCAGGCAGGCAACGCCCCTGCGCCGACACGCTGGGCAGCGCCACCAGGGCGGCGAGGTCGCGCAGGCCGCGTTCAATCTGGGCCTCAAGGTCAGCCGGGCGGGGATGGGTCATACGGTGAGGCTACGGCATGGTCTCTAGGGCGCGGCCCAGCCTGACCGGACACCCCTGTACACACCCTCCATTTGACAACGTTTTCAACTGGGGGTAAGCTCACCCTACAGACCTCAATTCAGTCGCCGTGGGCCGCCGGGCCCCTGTTGCCAGTCGAGGGGGTCCTCAATATGGCCGGCTGCCTCTGCGCCGCATTCGGAGCACACTGTCCCCATGACCAGAAACGTCACCATCAAAGACATTGCCCGGGCAGCGGATGTGTCCATCAGCACTGTTTCGCGCACGCTGAACGGCTCCTCGGCGGTGGCCGAGGCCAAGCGGGTGCGGGTGCTGGCCGCCGCCGAGCGCCTGGGGTACGAGCCCAACGTGGCCGCCCAGGGGCTGGTGCGGGGCCGCTCCATGACCATTGGCGTGCTGACCCAGGACATCGCCAGCCCCTTTTACAGCGAGGTGGCGCGCGGCATTGACGTGGGCTTTGCGGGCAGCGGCTACCAGCCCATTTTTGTGAACGGCCACTGGCAGATTCAGGACGAGTCGGCGGCGATCACCGCGCTGATCCGGCGGCAGGTGGACGGCCTGATCATCCTGGGTGGCCGCCTGGGCGACGCGCAGCTGGCCGACCTGCATGCCCGCTTTCCGCTGGTGCTGGTGGGCCGCCGGGTGGCGGGCCTGGAGGGTGCCTGCCTGAGCGTGGACAACGTACAGGGCGCCTTTCTGGCCACCAGCCACCTGATTCAGCTGGGCCACCGCCGAATTGGGCATGTGACGGGCGTTCCCAGCCAGCGCGACGCCGTGGACCGTCTGGAAGGCTACCGGCTGGCCCTGGCCGAAGCCGGGCTGGCCTTTGACCCCCGGCTGGTCTTCGAGGGCGATTTCAGCGAGTCGGCGGGCATTCAGGCGGTGGAACACTGGCTGGGGCAGGGCGCGGCGCTCTCGGCCATCTTTACCGCCAACGACCAGATGGCCTACGGCGCCCGGCTGGGCCTGTACCGGCGCGGCATCCGCGTGCCCGAAGACATCTCGCTGATCGGCTTTGACGACCTGCCCGCCTCGCAGTTCACGCTGCCGCCCCTCACCTCGGTGCATCAGCCGCTCTTCGAAATGGGCGAGCAGGCTGCCCGCACGGTTTTGCACCGCCTGCAGACCCCGGATCTGCCCCTCACCCCTCCAGACCTGCCCCTGACCCTCAGCGTGCGCGAATCGGTGCGCTACGCCCGCCCGCTGCCCCACTAAGCCTGTTCTCCATCCATTTTGAAAACGTTTTCAACTGACCGCCCCAGTGTGGCGGTCTGGAGGTCACCTATGTCCACCGCACGCGCCCGCTTTCCCCTTCTGCTTGGCCTGACCCTGGCCCTCTCGGCCTGTGGCAGCGGCACGCCGCAGCCCGGCACCCCAGCCGCGCCGGGGCTGCAGGCGCAGGACTACAGCACCACGCCCCCGCCCGGCGCCAAGGGCGGCCCCACCAACACGGCGGGCGCCCTGCTGACCCCGGCCTGGACGGCCAACGCGGCGGCCAAGGGCAAGGCGCCCACGAACGAGTTCTGGTCGTCCATCCTGTTCAAGCGCAACGCGGGCAACGCCTACTCCGAGAACATGTTTGCCCACCCGCTGGCCATGCACGCCCGCGCGGGCGGCCTGGAACTCAGCTACCCCAACCGCTCGCAGATCGTGGGGGCGCCGGGGCTGGAAAAATACGAGTATCCCTACACCCCGGACCTGACCCTGGGCGTGGCAGGCCTGAACTCGCCAGACACCAAGACCGACGACTGGGGCGACTGGACCACCACCGCGTTCTGGAGTGATGGGGCCCGCACCCTGCGCGCCACTTTTGGGCACGGCCTGCCTTTCGTGTACGCCACCAAAACAGGCGGCGACGCCCAGGTCACCTTCATCGCCACGCCCACGGTCTGGTCGAACCAGGGCAACGTCCTGGGGGTCACGGTGAACGGGCGCCACTACGGCATCTTTGCGCCCACCGGGGCCAGCTGGACGGTGAACAACACCGTCGCCACTTCCACGTTGGCGGGCAAGGACTATTACTCGATTGCCGCGTTGCCCGACAACACTGTCGCCACCCTGAACGATTTCAAGACCTACGCCTACAACTTCGTGACGGGCAGCAGTGTGGGCTGGAGCTACAACGCGGCCACCGCCACGCTGAACAGCACCTACACCGTAAATACTGTGGCCAAGGAGGGCGCGGCCAGCGGCACGGTGCTGGCGCTCTACCGCCACCAGTGGCTGAATTCCGGCAGCGTGAACACCGGCTACACCTACGTCTCGCCTCGCGGGGAGATGAAGGTGGTGCGCGGCGCCAGCAGCTTTACCACCAGCCAGAAGTTCCAGGGCGTGCTGCCCTACCTGCCGGACAACGGCGCGGCCAACACCCTGAGCAAGACGCAACTGGCCGCCTACGTGAACGAGGCCAACACCAGCGCCACCCTGAATCCCACGGGCGACTCGTACTGGGTGGGCAAGGGTCTGGGCAAGCTGGCCGAACTGGTGCCGCTGGCCGAGCAGGTGGGCAACACCGCCGCGCAGACCGCCTTCCTGGACGCCATTCAGCGGGTGCTGCAGGACTGGCTGGACGGCCAGGGCAGCAACCTCTTCTACTACAACTCTGCGTGGGGCACCCTGATCGGCTACCCGCAGGGCTACGGCAGCGAGGAAGAACTGAACGACCACCACTTCCACTGGGGGTATTTCATCAAGGCCGCCGCGCTGCTCACGCAGTACCGCCCGAACTGGCCAGCGGGCACCACCCCACAGGGCCGCACCTGGGGCGCCAGCATCAACGACCTGATCATGGACGCGGCCAACTGGACGGGCAACACAGGCCAGTTTCCCCGCCTGCGCAACTTTGACCCCTACGCCGGGCACTCGTGGGCGGCCGGGCACTCGGGCTTTGCGGCCGGGAACAACCAGGAATCCTCCAGCGAGGACATGAACTTCTCCACGGCGCTGGTGAACTGGGGAGCGGTGACGGGCAACGCGGCCATCCGCGACCTGGGCATCTACCTGTACACCACCGAGACGGCCGCCATCGAGCAGTACTGGTTTAACCAGGGCGGCGGCGTGTTTCCGGCTGGCTTTAACAAACCCGCCGTGGGCATGGTCTGGGGCGACGGCGGCGCCTATTCCACCTGGTTCAGCGCCGAGCGCGAGGCCATTCAGGGCATCAACTTTCTGCCGATCACGGCGGGCAGCCTGTACCTGGGGCGCAATCCCAGCTACCTGAAAACCAACTACGACTTCCTGGGGCGCGAGCCGACCATGTGGCGCGACATCTTCTGGCAGGTGTACAGCCTGTACGACGCCGCCGGGGCCGTCAGCAAGTTTGGCAGCGGCGCCTATACCCCCGAAGAGGGCGAAACCAAGGCCCACACCTACCAGTTCATTCACAGCCTGAACGCCATGGGGCAGGTGGACACGGGCGTGACGGCCAACACGCCCCACTACGCGGTGTTCAAGAAGGGCAACACCCGCACCTACGCGGCCTACAACCCCAGTAACACCGCGATCACCGTGAATTTCTCGGACGGCGCGACCCTCAGCGTGCCGGCCCGGAAGGTGGTGTCCTCGCGCGGTGGGGTCACGAACCCCTGCGGCACCGATACGGTGGCCCCCGGTACCCCGGGCGGCGTGACCTCGCCGGGCCAGACCGCGTCGTCCATCAGCCTGAGCTGGGGCGCGGCCAGCGACAACTGCGCGGTCAGCGGCTACGAGGTCTACGTGAACGGCGCCCTGAACACCACCGTCACCGGCACCAGCGCCACGGTCGGCGGCCTGGGTGCCAACACCGCCTATCTGGTGAAGGTGCGCGCCCGCGACGGTGCGGGCAACATGGG is a window from the Deinococcus multiflagellatus genome containing:
- a CDS encoding M24 family metallopeptidase; this encodes MTSPITRMQRALSATDLDGWLVYDFQGLNPHARRVLALPESAFLTRRFFVWVPRQGPATVLHNHIEGGTWGEITRHWGAVLRPFGSHAELDAALREVVAGRALAMEYSPNGAVPYVGRVDAGTVERVRAAGARAIHTSADLLQAFLAWSADDLAAHERAVAVLMTAKDDAFRLIHERLRAGQPVTELDAQAVIMRQIEAAGMQAGHAVNVSFGVNAADSHYEPSPERHATLREGECVLIDLWAQEPGRPFADVTWVAHAGTPGAEYLDAWAAVSRARDAALHRLQQDHAEQGWGQLQGWMLDRAARDAMGPEWAPHFLHRTGHDLGVQIHGAGANLDDYETRDTRTLTPGLAVTIEPGTYPAQKGFGIRSEINVYLAPEGPRVTTHTQRAPFVLGQGDWASVRAAGYGEAQG
- a CDS encoding SDR family oxidoreductase produces the protein MANLGSSTIMLTGAGGALATAIAQELDDAGAQMVLVGRGEALERAADRFPATEVLDLDLTQDSSVEALRKVKVDTLIHTVGAFAMQDIHKATTQDLRAMFDTNMTTLFHAVQGVLPHMLKQKDGLVMGVSAGQAARLSGPKSALYTASKAAVSAYVLSLHDELKAKGVRGMVLYPMGAIDTPANRDAGLSWETMIDPRGLAKSVAHALTRPDRAHITEIKVYPDV
- a CDS encoding M20/M25/M40 family metallo-hydrolase encodes the protein MTHPRPADLEAQIERGLRDLAALVALPSVSAQGRCLPETAGAVTALLEAEGFTVRAFPGQVAPVLVAEAGEGPFTLLIYNHYDVQPEDPLDLWNTPPFELTEQGGRLYGRGASDDKGELVSRLAGLRALKAARGGQLPLKVKWLIEGEEEVGSPSLEAFLAEHAEALKADGVWWEFGAITPEGRPVLYAGLKGIVCVELRCVVAGSDLHSSNGAVVDNPLWRLAAVVASLRGADGTVLIPGFHDDVRPPSEADLAAIARLPGSGEALRDTYAVTRPLGESGEYHTRLNLKPVVNVNGFHGGYGGEGSKTVLPAAGMVKLDFRLVPDQDPERVVALLRAHLDAQGFGDIEIVELESHQHPARSDLAHPFVQTAVRVAQEVHGQAPILNPSSGGSGPMYPFMRHVGAPVVALGIGNVGGRVHAPNENILRRDFENGVRFAAAFLGALGDGPA
- a CDS encoding LacI family DNA-binding transcriptional regulator, which encodes MTRNVTIKDIARAADVSISTVSRTLNGSSAVAEAKRVRVLAAAERLGYEPNVAAQGLVRGRSMTIGVLTQDIASPFYSEVARGIDVGFAGSGYQPIFVNGHWQIQDESAAITALIRRQVDGLIILGGRLGDAQLADLHARFPLVLVGRRVAGLEGACLSVDNVQGAFLATSHLIQLGHRRIGHVTGVPSQRDAVDRLEGYRLALAEAGLAFDPRLVFEGDFSESAGIQAVEHWLGQGAALSAIFTANDQMAYGARLGLYRRGIRVPEDISLIGFDDLPASQFTLPPLTSVHQPLFEMGEQAARTVLHRLQTPDLPLTPPDLPLTLSVRESVRYARPLPH
- a CDS encoding glycosyl hydrolase, which codes for MSTARARFPLLLGLTLALSACGSGTPQPGTPAAPGLQAQDYSTTPPPGAKGGPTNTAGALLTPAWTANAAAKGKAPTNEFWSSILFKRNAGNAYSENMFAHPLAMHARAGGLELSYPNRSQIVGAPGLEKYEYPYTPDLTLGVAGLNSPDTKTDDWGDWTTTAFWSDGARTLRATFGHGLPFVYATKTGGDAQVTFIATPTVWSNQGNVLGVTVNGRHYGIFAPTGASWTVNNTVATSTLAGKDYYSIAALPDNTVATLNDFKTYAYNFVTGSSVGWSYNAATATLNSTYTVNTVAKEGAASGTVLALYRHQWLNSGSVNTGYTYVSPRGEMKVVRGASSFTTSQKFQGVLPYLPDNGAANTLSKTQLAAYVNEANTSATLNPTGDSYWVGKGLGKLAELVPLAEQVGNTAAQTAFLDAIQRVLQDWLDGQGSNLFYYNSAWGTLIGYPQGYGSEEELNDHHFHWGYFIKAAALLTQYRPNWPAGTTPQGRTWGASINDLIMDAANWTGNTGQFPRLRNFDPYAGHSWAAGHSGFAAGNNQESSSEDMNFSTALVNWGAVTGNAAIRDLGIYLYTTETAAIEQYWFNQGGGVFPAGFNKPAVGMVWGDGGAYSTWFSAEREAIQGINFLPITAGSLYLGRNPSYLKTNYDFLGREPTMWRDIFWQVYSLYDAAGAVSKFGSGAYTPEEGETKAHTYQFIHSLNAMGQVDTGVTANTPHYAVFKKGNTRTYAAYNPSNTAITVNFSDGATLSVPARKVVSSRGGVTNPCGTDTVAPGTPGGVTSPGQTASSISLSWGAASDNCAVSGYEVYVNGALNTTVTGTSATVGGLGANTAYLVKVRARDGAGNMGAFTPEVTVRTSSGSTTANLPGTVTTTGGAIANGQSRSFPVNVTSAGTYRLSVQSTSGLNSRLINVAFNGTNYDLAVDAGQTVIADFPNVGTGAGTITITAKSDGVTIGTVSGANLSGGGTTDPCATDSVAPSVPAGLTSPGKTGSSVTLSWTASTDNCGVSKYEIYTNGALSGSVTGTGATVTGLSAGTVYAFKVRALDARNNASAFTGDLNVTTATSAVTVPGVITPSVGAIANGASRAYDLQVNSASNLRFLVTNASSAASSAFTLSFNGRSVPLSIGAGQTIPVDFAGVGAGPKTLTLTANSAGVSLGKLEAVTY